A stretch of the Thunnus thynnus chromosome 7, fThuThy2.1, whole genome shotgun sequence genome encodes the following:
- the bbc3 gene encoding bcl-2-binding component 3, producing the protein MARAETIEHVGETGGGGNSPLPRHGNCHMELPGPFNTWPGLLTTTTATTTVTPGSGTGTGGIRQLHHNQPHLRPLQPFCLPYPVPSPHSEGQDGPRTHQRLSPPSSTPPPSPPCNQREERSRGTAQPSALSGEQSDSDREEHQEASRQRGPLPDLLPQNEHQSWASQHHGATGGEAEEQQELEVRRLADQLRVIGDEFNTTVLRRAHAGPHWQDWRDVWRGLLNFIDQTLSTLYRLT; encoded by the exons ATGGCCCGTGCAGAGACCATCGAGCACGTCGGGGAAaccggaggaggaggaaacagccCTCTTCCTCGCCACGGCAACTGCCACATGGAGCTACCCGGCCCCTTTAACACATGGCCCGGCCTGCTCACgaccaccaccgccaccaccaccgTCACCCCCGGCTCTGGGACCGGCACCGGTGGCATACGCCAACTCCACCATAACCAGCCCCATCTGCGCCCTCTGCAGCCTTTTTGCCTGCCATACCCGGTGCCTTCCCCCCACTCAGAGGGCCAGGACGGGCCCCGGACTCATCAGCGTTTATCCCCGCCATCCTCGACGCCTCCTCCTTCGCCACCTTGCaaccagagagaagagaggagcagaggcaCGGCTCAACCGAGTGCCTTGTCAGGAGAGCAGTCAG ATTCAGACAGAGAAGAGCACCAGGAGGCCTCCAGACAACGGGGACCTTTGCCTGACCTGCTGCCCCAGAATGAGCACCAATCCTGGGCTTCACAGCATCACGGAGCCACCGGGGGAGAGgcggaggagcagcaggagctgGAGGTCAGGAGACTGGCCGACCAGCTGAGGGTCATCGGGGACGAATTTAACACCACAGTCCTCCGGAGAGCG caCGCTGGCCCTCACTGGCAGGACTGGAGGGACGTCTGGCGAGGCCTCCTCAACTTCATCGACCAGACTCTCAGCACTCTCTACAGGCTCACGTAG